A window of the Campylobacter massiliensis genome harbors these coding sequences:
- a CDS encoding nitrous oxide-stimulated promoter family protein: protein MTNEKFTEQVTTLAKFLQTYCTDKHALEPKREIDLELTYKGENLNNSVRTQLCTECEQLFFYAHERLLACSHDVKPSCRKCPHPCYEKPRWTQMAKIMRYSGVKLGLVKLKKIFTFSKTPE from the coding sequence ATGACGAATGAGAAATTTACCGAACAGGTCACGACTTTGGCGAAATTTTTGCAGACTTATTGCACTGATAAACACGCACTAGAGCCGAAGCGAGAGATAGATTTGGAGCTAACATATAAGGGCGAAAATTTAAATAATAGCGTACGAACGCAGCTTTGCACCGAGTGTGAACAGCTGTTTTTCTACGCTCACGAGCGGCTTTTGGCCTGTTCGCACGATGTTAAGCCAAGCTGCCGCAAGTGTCCGCATCCGTGCTATGAAAAGCCTAGATGGACGCAGATGGCAAAGATAATGAGGTATAGCGGCGTGAAGCTCGGACTCGTAAAACTTAAAAAGATATTTACATTTTCAAAAACGCCGGAGTAG
- the dsbD gene encoding protein-disulfide reductase DsbD: MFLRLVTLLLFLINFAFAEPLSVKEAFGLTAHADEQNVEFRFAPAPNIHVYKDSLAASLGDKILNSHLNFPKGEIYDEREVYTGKFSLFVPINLLKGLSGGENFTLKLEYQGCAKDGICYQPQVLKFSVKKGLGSYSVAQIIEAAEPDFASLQDPLSEQDSIAASLSSANFLLSLATFFSYGLLLSLTPCIFPMIPILSSIIVSKQASSSQGGKNGAVNLSASDETSVKFDSSNPHAKNVKSKNSRATSGFFLSLIYVFAMACAYAVAGVAASVFGSGVQSALQTPAVLIGFSLVFVALALSMFGLYELQMPLAMQNALSKKAQSKGGIIGVFAMGFLSALIASPCVAAPLAGALLYIAQSGNALFGGLALFTMGLGMGVPLLLIGASSGKILPRPGAWMDKIKTLFGFIMLIMAVWLSARVLGAMAELLLYGVIGVFASVFFGAFDATSSELSGGKKLLKGTALLAFIYSVLLIVGSFSGAKSALNPLEGFKSTSPGVNLSKNEPNFIAVSNLTELENAVKSSSKPVLIDFYATWCASCNELDEITFKDEAVLKKLENFTLLRVDVTKNSSDDARIMKKFGLIGPPAILFFRAGSHMQDELKNARLIGFYPPEKFLAHLEKFGL, from the coding sequence ATGTTTTTAAGATTAGTCACGCTTCTGCTTTTTTTAATAAATTTCGCCTTTGCCGAACCGCTTTCGGTCAAAGAAGCCTTCGGTCTCACCGCGCACGCCGACGAGCAAAACGTCGAGTTTAGATTTGCCCCGGCGCCAAATATCCATGTCTATAAAGACAGCCTAGCAGCGAGCCTAGGCGATAAAATTTTAAACTCGCATCTAAACTTCCCAAAAGGCGAAATTTACGACGAACGCGAAGTTTATACGGGTAAATTTAGCCTTTTCGTGCCGATAAATTTGCTAAAAGGGCTTAGCGGCGGCGAAAATTTCACTCTAAAGCTCGAATACCAAGGCTGCGCCAAAGACGGCATCTGCTACCAACCGCAAGTGCTCAAATTTAGCGTCAAAAAGGGTCTTGGCAGCTACTCCGTCGCGCAGATCATAGAGGCCGCCGAGCCTGATTTTGCAAGCTTGCAAGACCCGCTCTCCGAGCAAGACTCCATCGCCGCAAGCCTTAGCAGCGCAAATTTCCTCCTCTCGCTCGCCACGTTTTTTAGCTACGGACTGCTATTATCGCTCACGCCTTGCATCTTTCCGATGATTCCGATCCTCTCATCTATCATCGTCTCAAAACAAGCTAGCAGCTCGCAAGGCGGCAAAAACGGCGCCGTAAATTTAAGCGCGTCAGACGAAACCTCGGTCAAATTTGATAGCAGTAACCCGCACGCTAAAAACGTCAAAAGCAAAAACTCGCGCGCTACGAGCGGCTTTTTCCTCTCTCTTATCTACGTTTTTGCGATGGCGTGCGCCTACGCGGTCGCGGGAGTGGCGGCTAGCGTTTTTGGCTCGGGCGTACAAAGCGCACTGCAAACACCGGCCGTACTGATCGGCTTTAGCCTCGTTTTCGTCGCGCTCGCGCTTTCGATGTTCGGACTTTACGAGCTTCAGATGCCCCTTGCCATGCAAAACGCGCTTAGCAAAAAAGCCCAAAGCAAAGGTGGCATAATCGGCGTTTTTGCGATGGGATTTTTATCCGCGCTCATCGCTAGCCCTTGCGTCGCCGCACCGCTTGCGGGCGCGCTGCTTTATATCGCGCAGAGCGGAAACGCGCTTTTTGGCGGGCTTGCATTATTTACGATGGGGCTTGGCATGGGCGTGCCGCTATTGCTGATTGGTGCGAGCTCGGGTAAAATTTTGCCGCGACCGGGCGCATGGATGGATAAAATCAAGACGCTCTTTGGCTTTATCATGCTGATAATGGCGGTTTGGCTTAGCGCGCGCGTACTGGGTGCTATGGCAGAGCTGCTGCTTTACGGCGTCATCGGCGTGTTTGCGAGCGTATTTTTCGGAGCTTTTGATGCGACAAGTAGCGAGCTAAGCGGCGGCAAAAAACTACTAAAAGGTACGGCATTGCTAGCCTTTATCTACTCTGTTTTGCTCATCGTGGGCTCATTTTCGGGCGCCAAATCGGCGCTAAATCCACTCGAAGGCTTTAAAAGCACAAGCCCTGGCGTAAATTTAAGTAAAAATGAGCCAAATTTTATCGCCGTCTCAAATTTGACCGAACTAGAAAATGCGGTAAAAAGCTCGTCTAAGCCCGTGCTTATCGATTTTTACGCGACTTGGTGCGCTAGCTGCAACGAGCTTGACGAGATCACTTTTAAAGACGAAGCCGTGCTAAAAAAGCTAGAAAATTTCACTCTTTTGCGAGTGGATGTAACGAAAAATAGCAGTGACGACGCGCGGATAATGAAAAAATTCGGACTCATCGGACCGCCGGCGATCCTATTTTTTCGTGCAGGTAGCCACATGCAAGACGAGCTAAAAAACGCGCGCCTCATCGGCTTTTACCCGCCCGAAAAGTTTTTAGCGCATCTTGAAAAATTCGGGCTGTGA